From Bacteroides uniformis:
AGAATCCCTGGGTTATCCCTGCAAGGCAGTGGAAGACCTCACTACATACCCTTCCATCCTGGGCGGACGCGTGAAGACTTTGCATCCGAAGGTTTTTGGAGGTATTCTTTGCCGCCGCGGATTGGAGCAAGACATGCAACAGATTGAAAAATATGAAATCCCCGAAATAGACCTCGTCATTGTTGACCTCTATCCGTTTGAGGCTACCGTTGCCAGTGGTGCCGAAGAACCTGCCATCATCGAAAAGATTGACATAGGCGGTATCTCCCTAATTCGTGCCGCAGCCAAGAACTATAACGACGTGGTTATCATCGCTTCGCAAGCACAATATCAGCCGTTCCGCGACATGCTGATGGAACACGGAGCCACTACTACCATCGAAGAACGCCGTTGGTTTGCCAAAGAGGCTTTCGGAGTGTCTTCACACTATGATTCTGCCATCTTCAACTATTTCGATGGCGAGGAAGGTTCCGCTTTCCGTTGCTCTGCCAACAGCCAGAAGACTTTACGCTATGGCGAGAATCCGCATCAGAAAGGTTATTTCTATGGCAATCTGGATGCTATGTTCGACCAGATTCACGGTAAGGAAATCTCTTATAACAACCTGCTCGACATCAATGCTGCCGTTGACTTGATTGACGAATTCAAGGATACGACTTTCGCTATCCTGAAGCATAATAATGCTTGTGGACTGGCTTCACGTCCCACTGTGCTCGAAGCATGGAACGATGCGCTTGCCGGTGACCCGGTATCCGCTTTTGGTGGTGTGCTCATCACTAATGCCGTGATTGACAAGGCTGCTGCCGAAGAAATCAATAAAATTTTCTTTGAGGTGATTATCGCTCCCGATTATGATGTGGATGCGTTGGAAATCCTCGGTCAGAAGAAGAACCGTATTATCCTGGTCCGCAAGCCGGCAGCTCTGCCTAAGAAGCAGTTCCGTTCTTTGCTGAATGGCGTATTGGTTCAGGACCGCGACCTTAAGGTGGAAACTCCTGAAGAATTGAAGACTGTAACTACGAAGGCTCCCACTGCACAGGAAATTGAGGATATGCTCTTTGCAAACAAGATTGTGAAGAACAGTAAGTCGAATGCCATTGTGCTGGCAAAAGGAAAGCAGTTGTTGGCAAGTGGTGTAGGTCAGACCAGCCGTGTGGATGCTTTGAAGCAGGCTATCGAGAAAGCCAAAAACTTCGGTTTCGACTTGAATGGCGCTGTAATGGCAAGTGACGCATTCTTCCCTTTCCCCGACTGCGTGGAAATTGCCGGCAATGAAGGCGTAACAGCCGTCATCCAGCCGGGTGGAAGCATCAAGGATGAACTCTCGTTTGAATATTGCAACGAGCATGGCATCGCCATGGTGACTACGGGATTCCGTCACTTTAAACACTAATTCGGATTTACGATTTGACGATTTACGATTTACGATTGAAGTTACATCGTAAGTCTGAATCTCAAATTGTAAACAAGAGGAATATCAATCGTAAATCGTAAATAGTTAAATCGTAAATATTAATGGGATTATTCTCCTTTACACAAGAAATAGCGATGGACCTTGGCACAGCCAATACCATCATCACCACGAATGGCAAGATTGTGGTGGATGAGCCTTCGGTGGTGGCTTTGGACCGTCGTACCGATAAGATGATTGCCGTGGGTGACAAGGCAAAGATGATGCACGAAAAGACCCACGAAAACATACGTACCATCCGTCCGTTGCGCGATGGTGTGATTGCCGACTTCTATGCCTGCGAGCAGATGATACGTGGACTTATCAAGATGGTGAACAACCGTAACCGTCTTTTCTCTCCGTCACTCCGCATGGTGATTGGTGTTCCTTCGGGCAGTACCGAAGTGGAGCTGCGTGCCGTGCGCGACTCTGCCGAGCATGCCGGCGGGCGCGACGTTTATTTGATTTTCGAGCCGATGGCTGCTGCCATCGGTATCGGTATCGATGTAGAGGCTCCCGAAGGCAACATGATTGTTGACATAGGTGGTGGTTCTACGGAAATTGCCGTTATCTCTTTGGGAGGTATCGTAAGTAACAACTCCATCCGCATTGCCGGTGACGACTTGACTGCCGATATTCAGGAATACATGAGCCGCCAGCACAACGTGAAGGTCAGCGAGCGTATGGCTGAGCGTATTAAGATTAATGTGGGTGCTGCCTTGACGGAACTCGGTGAGGATGCTCCTGAAGACTATATCGTTCATGGTCCGAACCGCATCACGGCATTGCCCATGGAAGTGCCGGTATGCTATCAGGAAGTGGCGCATTGCTTGGAGAAGTCTATCTCTAAGATTGAGACAGCCATCTTGAGCGCATTGGAAAATACGCCTCCCGAATTGTATGCCGACATCGTTCACAACGGTATCTATCTTGCCGGTGGCGGTGCATTGCTTCGTGGACTGGATAAGCGTCTGACTGATAAAATAAACATACCGTTCCACATTGCGGAAGACCCCTTGCATGCCGTTGCCAAAGGTACGGGCGTGGCATTGAAGAACGTTGACCGCTTCTCATTCTTGATGCGGTAATGCGAAATTTATTAAACTTTCTCATTAAATATAATTACTGGTTCCTCTTTCTTCTGTTAGAGGTTGCCAGTTTTATTTTATTATTTCGCTTTAATCATTACCAGCAGAGTGTGTATTTCACCTCTGCCAATGGCGTGGCGGGGAAGGTTTATGAAATATCGGGTGGCATCACTTCCTATTTCCACTTGAAGACGGCCAACGAAGACCTGCTCGACCGCAACATGTGGCTGGAGCAGCGGCTTTCGTTTCTGGAAAATGTCTTGAAGGAGAAAGGATTGGACTCCGCCAGGTTGTACAGCATGGAACGGCTTGCTCCTACGGAGTATCAGATATTCAAGGCGAATGTCATAAAGAACAGCTTGAACAAGGCTGACAATTATATCACTTTAGACCGTGGAACAACAGAAGGTATCCGTCCTGAGATGGGAGTTGTAGATGCCAATGGCGTGGTGGGTATTGTGTATAAGACCTCTCCCCATTACTCGTTGGTCATTCCGTTGCTGAACAGCAAGTCAAGCATCAGCTGTAAGATTGTGGGCAGTGATTATTTCGGTTATTTGAAGTGGGAGGGAGGTAATTCCCGTTTTGCCTATCTGAAGGATTTGCCCCGGCATGCCGAATTCAATCTGGGAGATACAGTAGTGACCAGCGGCTATTCCACCGTGTTTCCAGAAGGTGTCATGGTGGGGACGGTGGATGACATGTCTGACTCGCACGACGGGCTTTCGTATCTGTTGAAGATAAAGCTGGCTACGGACTTTGGAAAGGTGAGCAATGTGCGCGTCATTTCCCGCAACGGGCAGGATGAACAAAAGGCATTGGAGTCGAGGGCAGACGAGAAGTGACTAAGAAATTAGGGATTAGGGGTTAAGGATTAGGGATTAATCATCTTTATATCTTATAACTTATACACTCAATAACTTGTAACTCGTAACTTATAACTCATTAGCGTTGTTAATTAATTATCTGCATAAAATAGGATGGTTCATAGGCTTGGTACTGTTGCAGGTGCTGATATTGAACAATGTGCATATTGCAGGATATGCCACTCCATTTCTGTATATCTACTTGATACTGAAGTTTGAGTCGGACACTCCCCGCAATGCGTTGATGTTGTGGGCATTCTTTTTAGGGCTGGCTGTCGACGTCTTTTCCGACACACCGGGGATGAACGCTGCCGCTACGGTGTTGCTGGCTTTCTTGCGCCCCACTTTCCTGCGGCTGTTCGTGCCTCGTGACACGCTGGATACACTGGTTCCGGCCATCCGTACAATGGGGATTCTTCCTTTCCTGAAATATCTGGTTGTGAGTGTGCTGATACATCACGGCTTGTTGCTTACCCTCGAATTCTTCTCTTTTGCCCATATTGGTACGCTGTTGTTGAGAATTGCGGCAAGTACCCTGCTTACTGTGACCTGCATTATGGCTGTTGAGGGAATAAGAAAGAAAGGATAAAGGGATTAAGGATTAGGAATTGATGAAAGACTATACACTGGAAAAGCGGAAATATGTAATTGGAGCGGCGGCTATTGTCATCGTTCTTATTTACGTGTTCCGGCTGTTCGACCTGCAAATCATGACTGATGACTACAAGAAGAACGCGGACAGCAACGCTTTTCTGAACAAGATACAATATCCATCACGGGGGGCTATCTACGACCGTAACGGTAAGTTGCTCGTGTTTAACCAGCCTGCCTATGATATTACGTTTGTGCCTCGGGAGGTGACGCAGCTGGATACACTCGACCTTTGCAGTGCCTTGAACATTACCCGTGAGCAGTTTGACAAACGGATGAAGGACGTCAAGAACCGCTGGATGAACCCCGGTTATTCCAAATACACCCATCAGGTGTTCATGACGCAGCTTTCTGCCGAAGAGTGCGGTGTGTTTCAGGAGAAGCTGTTCAAATTTCCAGGTTTCTATATTC
This genomic window contains:
- a CDS encoding rod shape-determining protein, with the protein product MGLFSFTQEIAMDLGTANTIITTNGKIVVDEPSVVALDRRTDKMIAVGDKAKMMHEKTHENIRTIRPLRDGVIADFYACEQMIRGLIKMVNNRNRLFSPSLRMVIGVPSGSTEVELRAVRDSAEHAGGRDVYLIFEPMAAAIGIGIDVEAPEGNMIVDIGGGSTEIAVISLGGIVSNNSIRIAGDDLTADIQEYMSRQHNVKVSERMAERIKINVGAALTELGEDAPEDYIVHGPNRITALPMEVPVCYQEVAHCLEKSISKIETAILSALENTPPELYADIVHNGIYLAGGGALLRGLDKRLTDKINIPFHIAEDPLHAVAKGTGVALKNVDRFSFLMR
- the mreC gene encoding rod shape-determining protein MreC, whose product is MRNLLNFLIKYNYWFLFLLLEVASFILLFRFNHYQQSVYFTSANGVAGKVYEISGGITSYFHLKTANEDLLDRNMWLEQRLSFLENVLKEKGLDSARLYSMERLAPTEYQIFKANVIKNSLNKADNYITLDRGTTEGIRPEMGVVDANGVVGIVYKTSPHYSLVIPLLNSKSSISCKIVGSDYFGYLKWEGGNSRFAYLKDLPRHAEFNLGDTVVTSGYSTVFPEGVMVGTVDDMSDSHDGLSYLLKIKLATDFGKVSNVRVISRNGQDEQKALESRADEK
- the purH gene encoding bifunctional phosphoribosylaminoimidazolecarboxamide formyltransferase/IMP cyclohydrolase, with product MSETKRIKTALVSVYHKEGLDEIITKLHEEGVEFLSTGGTRQFIESLGYPCKAVEDLTTYPSILGGRVKTLHPKVFGGILCRRGLEQDMQQIEKYEIPEIDLVIVDLYPFEATVASGAEEPAIIEKIDIGGISLIRAAAKNYNDVVIIASQAQYQPFRDMLMEHGATTTIEERRWFAKEAFGVSSHYDSAIFNYFDGEEGSAFRCSANSQKTLRYGENPHQKGYFYGNLDAMFDQIHGKEISYNNLLDINAAVDLIDEFKDTTFAILKHNNACGLASRPTVLEAWNDALAGDPVSAFGGVLITNAVIDKAAAEEINKIFFEVIIAPDYDVDALEILGQKKNRIILVRKPAALPKKQFRSLLNGVLVQDRDLKVETPEELKTVTTKAPTAQEIEDMLFANKIVKNSKSNAIVLAKGKQLLASGVGQTSRVDALKQAIEKAKNFGFDLNGAVMASDAFFPFPDCVEIAGNEGVTAVIQPGGSIKDELSFEYCNEHGIAMVTTGFRHFKH
- the mreD gene encoding rod shape-determining protein MreD, whose product is MLINYLHKIGWFIGLVLLQVLILNNVHIAGYATPFLYIYLILKFESDTPRNALMLWAFFLGLAVDVFSDTPGMNAAATVLLAFLRPTFLRLFVPRDTLDTLVPAIRTMGILPFLKYLVVSVLIHHGLLLTLEFFSFAHIGTLLLRIAASTLLTVTCIMAVEGIRKKG